Proteins from one Planctomyces sp. SH-PL62 genomic window:
- a CDS encoding PVC-type heme-binding CxxCH protein produces MLKRIQGLALATWLGAASMVGAQDDLARELPRIPAKEPAEALATFAVHPGFRLDQIAAEPLVKSPVAVSYDADGVLYVVEMRGYPFLEDKPSGSVTRLEDRDGDGRFDSRVVFTDGLMWPTGVVPYDGGVFIAVAPEILYAKDTDGDGKADVRKVVFTGFETGNVQGLVNSLHWGDDGWIHGVTSSNGGLIRTVEHADRPAVSVRGRDFRFKPDTLELQAISGGGQFGFTTDDWGHEFTCGNSNHIRQIVLPSRDVERNPAYVPPAVILDIPSDGPSGPVFRISDPEPWRIVRTRQRVADPEMLKRLSHTEQFAFGYFTSATGVTIYRGSAYPEAYRGNAFVGDVGGNLVHRKTLKVAGATYVADRADEGVEFLASKDNWFRPVNFANTPNGTLLVVDMYRETIEHPISIPEPIKKHLDLTSGKDRGRLYELLADGPRPLRKPRLSQAPAAELVALLADPDAWWRETAQRLLIERKEVSAAPALRKLAADRPTALARLHALWTMDALGVLDDADVAMSLADPDPRVRERAAKLAEGRVISDRALIANVLPLADDPDPMVRFQAALTLGDVNDDRRALDALAAIARRDAGDRWTRAAVLTSIGGRAPDLLARLAEGGFLAEPEGGPWLDDLATMIGQAKDAEVIEKVVADLFAKELPDDLRGRVVLAVGAGLKRARGSLKATLSEATWKRLDPLFDAAVETAESDQPAGRRAVAVALVGLSGPDRALEALPPLLDARQPSEIQLASLRALAEQGGPAVADGVLGQWKAMSPSARREAAEVLFSRVEWINALLEAVESKRLATAEIDPLRLKQLREHPDATIRDRALKSFGSADAPRERSAVITAYRAALDGEGDREKGLAVYLKACATCHRAEGQGVEVGPDLATVAARSPEDILTHVLDPNREVAANYLNYNVATVDGRVISGLIASESAAALVLKRAEGVAEVVPRDQIEQIASTGISLMPEGLEQDLTPADLKNLIAFVRSIRSASPAPAQGAATAPK; encoded by the coding sequence ATGCTGAAGCGTATTCAAGGTCTCGCCCTGGCGACGTGGCTGGGGGCGGCGTCGATGGTCGGCGCGCAGGACGATCTGGCCCGCGAGTTGCCGAGGATCCCGGCGAAGGAGCCGGCCGAGGCGCTCGCGACGTTCGCCGTTCATCCCGGGTTCCGGCTCGACCAGATCGCGGCCGAGCCCCTCGTCAAGAGCCCGGTGGCCGTCTCCTATGACGCCGACGGCGTCCTCTACGTCGTCGAGATGCGCGGCTATCCGTTCCTCGAGGACAAACCCTCGGGTTCGGTGACCCGGCTGGAGGACCGCGACGGCGACGGCCGGTTCGACTCCCGCGTCGTGTTCACCGACGGCCTCATGTGGCCGACCGGCGTGGTCCCGTACGACGGCGGCGTCTTCATCGCCGTCGCCCCCGAGATCCTCTACGCCAAGGATACCGACGGGGACGGCAAGGCCGATGTCCGCAAGGTCGTCTTCACCGGCTTCGAGACCGGCAACGTCCAGGGGCTGGTCAACAGCCTGCACTGGGGCGACGACGGCTGGATCCACGGCGTCACCAGCAGCAACGGCGGCCTGATCCGCACCGTCGAGCACGCCGACCGCCCGGCCGTCTCCGTCCGCGGCCGAGACTTCCGCTTCAAGCCGGACACGCTGGAACTCCAGGCGATCTCCGGCGGCGGCCAGTTCGGCTTCACGACCGACGATTGGGGCCACGAGTTCACCTGCGGCAACAGCAACCACATCCGCCAGATCGTCCTGCCGTCGCGAGACGTCGAGCGCAACCCGGCCTACGTGCCGCCGGCGGTGATCCTCGACATCCCCAGCGACGGCCCCTCCGGGCCCGTCTTCCGCATCAGCGACCCCGAGCCCTGGCGGATCGTCCGGACCCGCCAGCGCGTCGCCGACCCGGAGATGCTCAAGAGGCTCTCGCACACCGAGCAGTTCGCCTTCGGCTACTTCACGTCGGCCACCGGCGTCACGATCTACCGGGGCTCGGCCTACCCCGAGGCCTATCGCGGCAACGCCTTCGTCGGCGACGTCGGCGGCAACCTCGTGCACCGCAAGACGCTCAAGGTCGCCGGGGCGACCTACGTCGCCGACCGGGCCGACGAGGGGGTCGAGTTCCTGGCGTCGAAGGACAACTGGTTCCGCCCGGTGAACTTCGCCAACACGCCCAACGGGACGCTCCTGGTCGTCGACATGTACCGCGAGACGATCGAGCACCCGATCTCGATCCCCGAGCCGATCAAGAAGCACCTCGACCTGACCAGCGGCAAGGACCGGGGCCGGCTCTACGAGCTGCTCGCCGACGGCCCGCGCCCGCTCCGCAAGCCGAGGCTGAGCCAGGCCCCGGCCGCCGAACTGGTCGCGCTGCTGGCCGACCCGGACGCCTGGTGGCGCGAGACCGCGCAGCGACTCCTGATCGAGCGCAAGGAGGTTTCGGCCGCCCCCGCGCTCCGCAAGCTGGCCGCCGACCGGCCCACGGCGCTCGCCCGGCTCCACGCCCTCTGGACGATGGACGCCCTGGGCGTCCTCGACGACGCCGACGTGGCGATGTCCCTGGCCGACCCCGACCCTCGCGTCCGCGAGCGGGCCGCGAAGCTCGCCGAGGGCCGCGTGATCTCCGATCGCGCCCTGATCGCCAACGTCCTCCCCCTGGCCGACGACCCCGACCCGATGGTCCGCTTCCAGGCGGCCCTCACCCTGGGCGACGTGAACGACGACCGCCGCGCCCTGGACGCCCTGGCGGCCATCGCCCGCCGCGACGCCGGCGACCGCTGGACCCGCGCGGCGGTCCTCACCTCGATCGGCGGCCGCGCCCCCGACCTGCTCGCCCGGCTGGCCGAGGGCGGCTTCCTGGCCGAACCCGAGGGCGGTCCCTGGCTCGACGACCTGGCGACCATGATCGGCCAGGCCAAGGACGCCGAGGTCATCGAGAAGGTCGTCGCCGACCTGTTCGCCAAGGAGTTGCCCGACGACCTTCGGGGCCGCGTGGTCCTGGCCGTCGGCGCCGGCCTCAAGCGGGCCCGGGGCTCGCTCAAGGCGACGCTCTCCGAGGCGACCTGGAAGCGGCTGGACCCGCTGTTCGACGCCGCCGTCGAGACGGCCGAATCCGACCAGCCAGCCGGCCGCCGGGCCGTCGCGGTCGCCCTCGTCGGCCTCAGCGGCCCCGACCGGGCGCTCGAAGCCCTGCCCCCATTGCTCGACGCCCGCCAGCCCTCCGAAATCCAGCTCGCCTCGCTCCGCGCGCTGGCCGAGCAGGGGGGGCCCGCCGTGGCGGACGGGGTCCTCGGCCAGTGGAAAGCGATGAGCCCCTCGGCGCGTCGCGAGGCCGCCGAGGTCCTGTTCAGCCGGGTCGAGTGGATCAACGCCCTTCTGGAAGCCGTCGAGTCCAAGAGGCTCGCCACGGCCGAGATCGACCCGCTGCGGCTCAAGCAGCTTCGCGAGCACCCCGACGCGACGATCCGCGACCGCGCCCTCAAGTCGTTCGGCTCCGCCGACGCCCCCCGCGAACGCTCGGCGGTCATCACGGCGTACCGCGCGGCGCTCGACGGCGAGGGGGATCGCGAGAAGGGCCTGGCCGTCTACCTCAAGGCCTGCGCCACCTGCCACCGGGCCGAGGGCCAGGGCGTCGAGGTCGGGCCCGACCTGGCGACCGTCGCGGCGCGGTCGCCGGAGGACATCCTGACCCACGTCCTCGACCCCAACCGCGAGGTCGCGGCGAACTACCTCAACTACAACGTGGCGACGGTCGACGGCCGCGTGATCTCGGGCCTCATCGCCTCCGAGTCGGCCGCCGCGCTGGTGCTCAAGCGGGCCGAAGGGGTCGCCGAGGTCGTCCCCCGCGACCAGATCGAGCAGATCGCCTCCACCGGCATCTCGCTCATGCCCGAGGGGCTCGAACAGGACCTGACGCCGGCGGACCTGAAAAACCTGATCGCCTTCGTCCGCTCGATCCGGTCCGCCAGCCCGGCCCCGGCTCAGGGCGCGGCGACGGCCCCGAAGTGA
- a CDS encoding alginate O-acetyltransferase AlgX-related protein, with product MGDAQLVSARLADRIGAPVANLGRTGYGPPQELVVLDRYAGRFSPRTCVWFFYEGNDLQDLNGYEAERARVRALRAESPRRAWYGRSFVRNAAGWSSRSGTAAATFPARSRAGTFRDASGATTEFYFSCGVHEGAADAVPERAAPETMDRLKEVFAEAGALCRARGVDLVVAFVPAKFRVYRDLCRFEADSPCADWPIDDLPGAVEKVVRDTSPAIGFVDLTPRLRAEAEAGGLVYLTDDTHWSAEGHRAAALAVAELLDDRGRERERGDAADASARGHFGAVAAP from the coding sequence GTGGGGGACGCGCAACTGGTCTCGGCCCGCCTCGCCGATCGGATCGGGGCGCCGGTGGCGAACCTCGGGCGGACCGGCTACGGACCTCCACAGGAACTGGTCGTGCTCGACCGTTACGCGGGAAGGTTCAGCCCCCGGACGTGCGTCTGGTTCTTCTACGAAGGGAACGATCTCCAGGACCTGAACGGCTACGAGGCGGAGCGGGCGCGCGTGCGGGCGCTTCGGGCCGAGTCGCCCCGGCGAGCCTGGTACGGCCGGTCGTTCGTCCGCAACGCCGCGGGCTGGTCGTCGCGGTCGGGGACCGCCGCCGCCACGTTCCCCGCGCGGTCGCGGGCCGGGACGTTCCGCGACGCCTCGGGCGCGACGACCGAGTTCTATTTCTCCTGCGGCGTCCACGAGGGGGCCGCCGACGCCGTCCCCGAACGCGCCGCCCCGGAGACGATGGATCGCCTGAAGGAGGTCTTCGCCGAGGCCGGGGCGCTCTGCCGGGCGCGGGGCGTCGATCTGGTCGTGGCCTTCGTCCCGGCCAAGTTCCGGGTCTACCGGGACCTCTGCCGGTTCGAGGCCGACTCCCCCTGCGCCGACTGGCCGATCGACGACCTGCCGGGAGCGGTCGAGAAGGTGGTGCGCGACACCTCGCCGGCGATCGGCTTCGTCGACCTCACCCCCCGGCTCCGCGCCGAGGCGGAGGCCGGAGGGTTGGTCTATTTGACGGACGACACCCACTGGTCGGCCGAGGGTCATCGCGCCGCGGCCCTCGCGGTCGCCGAGCTGCTCGACGACCGCGGGCGGGAGCGAGAGCGAGGCGACGCGGCCGACGCCTCAGCTCGCGGTCACTTCGGGGCCGTCGCCGCGCCCTGA
- a CDS encoding leucyl aminopeptidase: MTISIIRQPLATVDAPWVAAGIFDKDGGPASDLRGSAVEALVVRLLEEKEIKGSAGETIALHEPVGFRTRALLLAGLGAKARFDARAAYTAGVALAKRLASKPREKVGVSLAAVLEAGDPALVSSLVEGVCVGMQGPGLHKTEPNRHPFEVVLIAPEGTTDEALADLERLAARGGIVGQAVNLARMLANTPPSEKPPVVLAEVIRKAAEEHGVDVQVWNEARIREERFGGLLGVAAGSAEPPAFVTLEYLNGGDAPVVALVGKGVTFDSGGLSLKPSASMEDMKSDMTGAAVVVASILAAARLRLPINVKGYVALTENMTGGRAMKLGDVLTMRNGKTVEVLNTDAEGRLILADALSYAAEAGPARMLDLATLTGACLVALGPKIAGLFSNDDGFARDLADSSRKVGERLWQMPLDDDFKEALKSSVADLKNVGGRWGGAITAARFLQEFTADVPWAHLDIAGPSWVDAEGAARDAGGTGCFVRTLTAYLEAAAAVDGVARD, encoded by the coding sequence ATGACGATCAGCATCATCCGGCAGCCGCTGGCGACCGTGGACGCCCCCTGGGTCGCCGCCGGGATCTTCGACAAGGACGGCGGGCCCGCGTCGGACCTCCGGGGCTCGGCGGTCGAGGCGCTCGTCGTCCGGCTGCTGGAGGAGAAGGAGATCAAGGGCTCGGCCGGCGAGACGATCGCCCTCCACGAGCCGGTCGGATTCCGGACCAGGGCGCTGCTCCTGGCGGGACTCGGCGCCAAGGCCAGGTTCGACGCCCGCGCCGCCTACACGGCCGGCGTCGCGCTGGCGAAGCGGCTGGCGAGCAAGCCCAGGGAGAAAGTCGGGGTGAGCCTGGCCGCCGTCCTCGAAGCGGGCGACCCCGCGCTCGTCTCCTCGCTGGTCGAAGGGGTCTGCGTCGGCATGCAGGGCCCCGGCCTGCACAAGACCGAGCCGAACCGCCACCCGTTCGAGGTCGTCCTCATCGCCCCCGAGGGGACGACCGACGAGGCCCTCGCGGACCTGGAACGCCTCGCCGCGCGGGGCGGAATCGTCGGCCAGGCCGTCAACCTGGCGCGGATGCTGGCGAACACGCCGCCGTCGGAGAAGCCCCCGGTCGTGCTGGCCGAGGTGATCCGCAAGGCGGCCGAGGAGCACGGCGTCGACGTGCAGGTCTGGAACGAGGCGCGGATCCGCGAGGAGCGGTTCGGCGGGCTGCTGGGGGTCGCCGCCGGCTCGGCCGAGCCCCCGGCCTTCGTCACGCTCGAATACCTCAACGGGGGGGACGCGCCCGTGGTGGCCCTCGTCGGCAAGGGGGTCACGTTCGATTCGGGCGGCCTCAGCCTCAAGCCCTCCGCCTCGATGGAGGACATGAAGAGCGACATGACCGGCGCGGCGGTCGTCGTCGCCTCGATCCTGGCGGCGGCCCGGCTCCGGCTTCCGATCAACGTCAAAGGTTATGTCGCCCTGACCGAGAACATGACCGGCGGCCGGGCGATGAAGCTGGGCGACGTCCTCACCATGCGCAACGGCAAGACCGTCGAGGTCCTCAACACCGACGCCGAGGGCCGGCTGATCCTGGCCGACGCCCTGAGCTACGCCGCCGAGGCCGGGCCGGCGCGGATGCTCGACCTCGCCACCCTCACCGGGGCCTGCCTCGTCGCCCTCGGCCCCAAGATCGCCGGCCTGTTCAGCAACGACGACGGCTTCGCCCGCGACCTGGCCGACTCGAGCCGGAAGGTCGGCGAGCGGCTCTGGCAGATGCCCCTGGACGACGACTTCAAGGAGGCGCTCAAGAGCAGCGTGGCCGACCTCAAGAACGTGGGGGGCCGCTGGGGGGGCGCGATCACCGCGGCCAGGTTCCTCCAGGAGTTCACCGCCGACGTGCCGTGGGCCCACCTCGACATCGCCGGCCCAAGCTGGGTCGACGCCGAAGGCGCGGCGCGCGACGCCGGAGGGACCGGCTGCTTCGTCCGAACCCTGACGGCCTACCTTGAAGCCGCCGCCGCCGTTGACGGCGTCGCCAGGGACTGA
- a CDS encoding acetyltransferase, with product MTIVSVTEAEYPRLVAIWEASVRATHDFLTEADIQVMKPLLLHEYLGAVELAAVRDGEGTLLGFLGTSGRKIEMLFVAPEHRGQGVGRALVEHAVGRLGCVDVDVNEQNPQAVGFYLRMGFREAGRSPRDGQGNPFPLLHLTLAGADEA from the coding sequence ATCACGATCGTCTCCGTCACCGAGGCCGAGTACCCCCGCCTGGTCGCAATCTGGGAGGCGTCCGTCCGCGCGACCCACGATTTCCTGACCGAGGCGGACATCCAGGTCATGAAGCCGTTGCTCCTGCACGAATACCTCGGGGCGGTCGAGCTGGCGGCGGTCCGGGACGGGGAGGGGACTCTGCTCGGATTCCTGGGAACGTCCGGTCGGAAGATCGAGATGCTGTTCGTGGCCCCGGAGCATCGCGGCCAGGGCGTGGGGCGGGCGCTGGTCGAACATGCGGTCGGCCGGTTGGGCTGCGTCGACGTCGACGTGAACGAACAAAACCCGCAGGCCGTCGGGTTCTACCTGCGGATGGGATTCCGCGAGGCGGGGCGTTCGCCGCGCGACGGCCAGGGCAACCCATTCCCCCTGCTGCATCTGACGCTCGCCGGGGCGGATGAGGCTTGA
- a CDS encoding PEGA domain-containing protein: MVRSPKVGRRAAASLVLSAACLVLDTGCVIRRYTIRSEPPGAQVIVNDEEIGPTPVSKAFTFYGDREITLVKDGFETKTVIQPVPAPWWDNLLTEFFAENVVPFTLRDEREYKYELQPAQAPAANDLYDRANALRAESQAPPTPRRRGFFAWLGFD; this comes from the coding sequence ATGGTGAGATCCCCGAAGGTAGGCCGTCGCGCGGCGGCGAGCCTCGTGTTGTCGGCCGCGTGCCTGGTCCTGGATACGGGCTGCGTGATCCGGCGTTACACGATCCGGAGCGAGCCCCCCGGCGCGCAGGTGATCGTCAATGATGAGGAGATCGGCCCGACGCCGGTCTCGAAGGCGTTCACCTTCTACGGCGATCGCGAGATCACCCTCGTCAAGGACGGCTTCGAGACCAAGACCGTCATCCAGCCGGTCCCGGCTCCCTGGTGGGACAACCTGCTCACCGAGTTCTTCGCGGAGAACGTGGTGCCGTTCACCCTGCGCGACGAGCGCGAGTACAAGTACGAACTCCAGCCGGCGCAGGCGCCCGCGGCCAACGACCTGTACGATCGGGCCAACGCCCTTCGGGCCGAGTCCCAGGCGCCCCCCACGCCGAGGCGTCGCGGATTCTTCGCCTGGCTGGGCTTTGATTGA
- a CDS encoding carbon-nitrogen hydrolase family protein — translation MKLLAAAVQMPSDLLDLSANLQRADVLLRQARDAGAELVVLPELFNTGYSLCPDFGPHSETPEGPTLTYLLRRARQWKMHIAAGYAERDGRHLYDSLAFCTPGGDLHVYRKRNLVFWERFRFHPGRRNLIVPTPWGRIGFAICADMIYDRVWQDYRGQIDLAVVSSAWPEFADRGTGRRHWLLGRVGPLCSDIPARVAQDLGVPVVFANQCGETQTRIPLLHTTIHDRFAGLSSICDGRHGEPVRAGLGPDLLLAPVTIHAKRGLKAWHFTSHSARAAASSALEPS, via the coding sequence GTGAAGTTACTGGCCGCCGCCGTACAGATGCCGAGCGACCTGCTCGACCTTTCGGCCAACCTCCAGCGCGCCGACGTCCTGCTCCGGCAGGCTCGCGACGCCGGGGCCGAGCTCGTGGTCTTGCCCGAGCTGTTCAACACGGGCTACAGCCTCTGCCCCGACTTCGGCCCGCACAGCGAGACGCCCGAAGGCCCGACCCTCACCTACCTCCTCCGCCGCGCCCGGCAGTGGAAGATGCACATCGCCGCAGGCTACGCCGAGCGCGATGGGCGGCACCTCTACGACTCGCTCGCCTTCTGCACCCCCGGCGGCGACCTGCACGTCTATCGCAAGCGGAACCTGGTCTTCTGGGAACGCTTCCGGTTCCATCCCGGCCGCCGCAACCTGATCGTGCCGACCCCCTGGGGCCGGATCGGCTTCGCCATCTGCGCCGACATGATCTACGACCGGGTCTGGCAGGATTACCGCGGCCAGATCGACCTCGCGGTGGTCTCGTCCGCCTGGCCCGAATTCGCCGATCGCGGGACCGGTCGTCGACACTGGCTCCTGGGCCGGGTCGGGCCGCTCTGCAGCGACATCCCCGCGCGGGTCGCGCAGGACCTGGGGGTGCCGGTCGTCTTCGCCAACCAGTGCGGCGAGACCCAGACCCGCATCCCCCTGCTGCACACCACGATCCACGACCGATTCGCCGGGCTCAGCAGCATCTGCGACGGCCGCCACGGCGAGCCGGTCCGCGCCGGCCTCGGCCCCGATCTCCTGTTGGCCCCCGTCACCATTCATGCGAAGCGAGGATTGAAGGCGTGGCATTTTACATCCCACTCGGCCCGCGCGGCGGCGTCTTCCGCCTTGGAACCTTCCTGA